The Desulfohalovibrio reitneri genome contains a region encoding:
- a CDS encoding DUF1194 domain-containing protein, whose protein sequence is MSHSIPIGLELALGVDVSGSVDSTEYELQKQGYVNAFNNLGSFGSFEPFVATYFEWSDVITPQVGWTMISNVSEAMSFATAIDNIARGGGTFTDPDIAIDYGVDLIQNNNYEGTRRIIDISGDGTGSSTSTQLERDFAESLGITVNGLAIGSSSISDWYTNNLITSDGFVISAESFEDFGDAITQKLQQEVIDPNPIPEPTSMALLAAGAIPLGFSRLRKRFKK, encoded by the coding sequence GTGAGCCATTCCATTCCCATCGGCTTGGAGTTGGCTCTCGGCGTCGATGTGTCCGGCAGCGTGGACAGCACGGAGTACGAGCTGCAGAAGCAAGGCTACGTCAACGCCTTCAACAATCTGGGATCGTTCGGTTCGTTCGAGCCCTTCGTCGCTACCTACTTCGAGTGGAGCGACGTGATCACCCCGCAGGTTGGCTGGACCATGATCAGCAACGTCTCCGAGGCGATGTCCTTCGCCACGGCCATCGACAACATCGCGCGGGGCGGCGGCACGTTCACCGACCCGGACATCGCCATCGACTACGGCGTGGATCTCATCCAGAACAACAACTACGAGGGCACCCGGAGGATCATCGACATCTCCGGCGACGGGACCGGAAGCAGCACCAGCACGCAACTCGAGCGGGACTTCGCCGAGTCTCTGGGCATCACCGTCAACGGGCTGGCCATCGGCTCATCGAGTATCTCAGACTGGTACACCAACAACCTCATCACCTCCGACGGGTTTGTCATCAGTGCGGAAAGTTTCGAGGACTTCGGTGATGCCATCACCCAGAAGCTGCAGCAGGAAGTGATTGACCCCAACCCCATTCCCGAGCCCACTTCCATGGCCCTGCTGGCCGCGGGCGCCATCCCCCTGGGCTTCAGCCGCCTGCGCAAGCGCTTCAAGAAGTAG
- a CDS encoding ISL3 family transposase: MRDIDFYAQILGIDHPWHVDDVKLQTGAGRVDVWIDHEPGALWSCPECGRELACRDHAEERTWRHLDTCQFKTFLHARIPRVNCPDHGVRQAQVPWAAPHSRFTLLMERMAIDVITACSTIEGARRLLRISWDETWGIMERAVKRGLSRKEQRNIHYLGVDEKAFRKGHKYMTVVCDLMRGTVEHVAEDRRTASLEAYYQSLSSEQLEAVRAVSMDMWQPYFSATMKWIPEASRKIVFDRFHVMQHVGKAVDTVRRQEHKALMAEGESILKGTRYLWLYGESRLPDKHRPRFDDLKQANLKTAKAWAMKESLQDLWGYMSPGWAKRFLEKWCGWATRSRITPMKKVAQTLRAHMDNVVTFCRHRITNAVAEGLNSKIMAIKRRACGYRNKEHFKTAIYFFCGGLDLYPACKTGATH, translated from the coding sequence ATGAGGGACATCGATTTCTATGCTCAGATTCTTGGCATTGACCACCCCTGGCATGTGGATGACGTGAAGCTCCAGACTGGGGCTGGGCGAGTGGATGTGTGGATCGATCATGAGCCTGGCGCTCTTTGGTCTTGCCCAGAGTGCGGGCGAGAGTTGGCTTGCCGGGATCATGCCGAAGAACGGACATGGAGACATCTAGATACCTGCCAGTTCAAGACATTTCTTCATGCACGTATTCCACGAGTTAACTGTCCTGATCACGGCGTACGCCAAGCACAGGTCCCCTGGGCCGCTCCCCATTCTCGTTTCACCCTGCTCATGGAGCGCATGGCCATTGACGTGATTACGGCCTGTTCGACCATCGAAGGTGCACGCAGGCTGTTGCGTATTTCCTGGGACGAGACCTGGGGGATCATGGAACGAGCCGTCAAAAGAGGCTTGAGCCGCAAGGAACAGCGCAATATCCACTACCTCGGGGTGGACGAGAAGGCTTTCCGCAAGGGACACAAGTACATGACCGTCGTCTGCGATCTGATGAGGGGCACAGTTGAGCATGTTGCTGAAGATCGCCGAACGGCGAGCCTCGAGGCGTATTATCAAAGCCTGAGTAGCGAGCAGCTGGAAGCAGTGCGGGCCGTGAGCATGGACATGTGGCAGCCGTATTTTTCGGCCACTATGAAGTGGATCCCTGAGGCAAGCCGGAAAATCGTCTTTGACCGTTTCCACGTCATGCAACACGTGGGGAAAGCGGTGGACACTGTCCGGCGTCAGGAACACAAGGCCCTGATGGCCGAAGGGGAGTCAATCCTCAAGGGCACCAGATACCTGTGGCTTTACGGCGAAAGCCGTCTGCCGGATAAGCACAGACCTCGGTTCGATGACCTCAAGCAGGCCAACCTGAAGACGGCCAAAGCCTGGGCCATGAAGGAAAGCCTGCAGGATCTGTGGGGCTACATGAGCCCTGGCTGGGCAAAGAGGTTCCTGGAGAAATGGTGCGGTTGGGCCACGCGATCCCGGATCACGCCGATGAAGAAGGTGGCCCAGACCTTGAGAGCTCACATGGACAACGTGGTGACCTTTTGCCGGCATCGAATCACCAACGCCGTGGCCGAGGGACTGAACAGCAAGATCATGGCAATCAAACGCCGAGCTTGCGGCTACAGGAACAAAGAGCACTTCAAGACGGCGATCTACTTCTTCTGTGGTGGATTGGACCTCTATCCGGCCTGCAAAACCGGAGCCACCCACTGA
- a CDS encoding DNA mismatch endonuclease Vsr has product MIISKNERSRIMKSIKGQNTNTELIVRRLIHSLGYRYRLHRNDLPGKPDIVFPSRKKIIFVHGCFWHQHDCPRGARSPKTHQDYWLPKLEKNKQRDVSNQHRLQKLGWKTMVIWECELKDISKLEEKVTSFLG; this is encoded by the coding sequence ATGATCATTTCAAAAAACGAACGCAGCAGGATAATGAAGTCTATTAAAGGACAAAACACAAATACAGAACTCATAGTCAGACGTCTTATTCATTCCCTTGGTTATCGTTATCGCCTTCATCGTAATGACCTTCCTGGAAAGCCAGATATCGTTTTTCCATCTAGAAAAAAAATTATCTTCGTGCATGGATGCTTTTGGCATCAGCATGACTGTCCACGAGGAGCAAGATCACCAAAGACTCACCAAGATTATTGGCTACCTAAACTTGAAAAGAACAAACAAAGAGACGTCTCAAATCAACATAGATTGCAAAAACTTGGATGGAAAACGATGGTTATTTGGGAATGTGAGCTGAAAGACATTAGTAAACTTGAAGAAAAAGTCACATCTTTTCTTGGTTAA